In the Streptomyces sp. cg36 genome, one interval contains:
- a CDS encoding PhzA/PhzB family protein produces MSETTQAQPFQDDAELRASNRAIVEQYMNCRGEDRLKRHLLFTEDGVGGLWTTDTGEPIAIRGRDTLGEHAVWSLQCFPDWVWTNVEIFETQDPNRFWVECDGEGKIIFPGYPEGHYRNHFIHSFEFENGKIKLEREFMNPNQQLRALGIPVPAVKREGIPT; encoded by the coding sequence AGGACGACGCGGAGCTGCGCGCGAGCAACCGCGCCATCGTCGAGCAGTACATGAACTGCCGCGGCGAGGACCGGCTCAAGCGCCATCTGCTCTTCACCGAGGACGGCGTCGGCGGCCTGTGGACCACCGACACGGGCGAACCGATCGCGATCCGCGGCCGCGACACCCTGGGCGAGCACGCCGTGTGGTCGCTGCAGTGCTTCCCGGACTGGGTCTGGACCAATGTGGAGATCTTCGAGACGCAGGACCCGAACCGGTTCTGGGTGGAGTGCGACGGCGAAGGCAAGATCATTTTCCCGGGTTATCCCGAGGGCCACTACCGCAACCACTTCATCCATTCCTTCGAGTTCGAGAACGGGAAGATCAAGCTGGAGCGGGAGTTCATGAACCCCAACCAGCAGCTGCGCGCCCTGGGGATTCCGGTTCCGGCCGTGAAGCGCGAGGGAATTCCCACCTGA
- a CDS encoding PhzF family phenazine biosynthesis protein, whose amino-acid sequence MHEYTVVDAFSRTPLEGNPVAVFFDAGDLPAEAMQRIANEMNLSECTFVLPAEQGGDARIRIFTPVNELPFAGHPILGTAVAVGRPRKAERLLLETAMGTVPFELTHEDDSTYVEMRQPIPVWEPYEHTAELLAALGVDASITPVEAYRNGPRHVLVGLESVEALSALTPDHNALRAFPDMSAYCFAGSGTHWRSRMFSPAYGVVEDAATGSAAGPIAIHLARHRLASYGQDIEVLQGVEMGRPSPMYARAEGSGDRVEAVHVGGHGAELARGTIYV is encoded by the coding sequence ATGCATGAGTACACGGTGGTGGACGCCTTCTCGCGCACTCCGCTCGAAGGCAATCCGGTGGCCGTCTTCTTCGACGCGGGCGATCTGCCCGCCGAGGCGATGCAGCGGATCGCCAACGAGATGAACCTCTCGGAGTGCACCTTCGTCCTCCCGGCCGAGCAGGGCGGCGACGCGCGCATCCGGATCTTCACGCCGGTCAACGAGCTGCCGTTCGCCGGGCATCCGATCCTCGGCACGGCGGTCGCCGTCGGACGGCCCCGCAAGGCCGAACGGCTGCTCCTGGAGACGGCGATGGGGACCGTCCCCTTCGAGCTGACCCACGAGGACGACTCCACCTACGTCGAGATGCGCCAGCCCATCCCGGTGTGGGAGCCCTACGAGCACACCGCCGAACTGCTCGCGGCGCTCGGCGTGGACGCGTCCATCACCCCGGTCGAGGCGTACCGCAACGGGCCCCGGCACGTCCTGGTCGGCCTGGAGAGCGTCGAGGCGCTCTCCGCGCTGACCCCGGACCACAACGCGCTGCGCGCCTTCCCGGACATGTCCGCGTACTGCTTCGCGGGCTCCGGCACGCACTGGCGCTCCCGGATGTTCTCCCCGGCGTACGGGGTCGTGGAGGACGCGGCGACCGGCTCCGCGGCGGGCCCGATCGCCATCCACCTGGCGCGCCACCGACTGGCCTCCTACGGACAGGACATAGAGGTCCTCCAGGGGGTCGAGATGGGCCGCCCGTCCCCCATGTACGCGCGCGCCGAGGGCTCGGGCGACCGGGTCGAGGCCGTGCACGTCGGCGGCCACGGCGCCGAGCTGGCCCGCGGCACCATCTACGTATAG
- a CDS encoding FAD-binding oxidoreductase, whose translation MPADIASEGPVLGPQSAGYEEELASYQLGFGQRPDVVVGATGPEDVRAAVRLAAGRGLPLAVQSTGHGLPGDRSGGVLLTTGRMRGVEVDPDRGTARIQAGTPWGDVIQAAARHGLAPLSGSTVGVGAVGYTLEGGIGLLARTYGFAADLVTAADVVTADGRLRHVTAESEPDLFWALRGAGGNFGVVTSLETRLVRQPRIYGGGLYFGEEQVPDALSGWLDWTAGLGEAMTSSIGLVPFPDKPAVPPQVRGKYTAHIRIAHTGSEAEGVATVAPLYGIGPVVLDTLTEMPYTDSDAIYRDPPTPMAYYGTNVMVETVDHKDAARLLELTGPQSGMNCVVQLQHLGGAVARRPEVASAVGHRDARYLVRVLSRIAPGAGSAAALAARADHDRVFDLFGDRVLGAAPNFLLGGPVTPEQVRACYEEPDFRRLAALKAAYDPANVFRAYHNIAPAGGATAAV comes from the coding sequence GTGCCCGCAGACATCGCGAGCGAAGGCCCGGTCCTCGGCCCCCAGTCGGCGGGTTACGAGGAGGAACTGGCCTCCTACCAGCTGGGGTTCGGCCAGCGCCCCGACGTCGTCGTGGGCGCCACCGGACCGGAGGACGTCCGGGCCGCGGTGCGCCTCGCCGCCGGGCGCGGACTGCCGCTGGCCGTCCAGTCCACCGGCCACGGCCTGCCCGGCGACCGCTCCGGCGGCGTCCTGCTGACCACCGGCCGCATGCGCGGGGTGGAGGTCGACCCGGACCGGGGCACCGCCCGCATCCAGGCCGGCACGCCCTGGGGCGACGTGATCCAGGCCGCCGCCCGGCACGGCCTCGCGCCGCTGTCCGGCAGCACGGTCGGCGTCGGCGCGGTCGGCTACACGCTCGAAGGCGGCATCGGCCTGCTCGCCCGCACCTACGGCTTCGCGGCCGACCTGGTGACGGCGGCGGACGTGGTCACCGCCGACGGACGGCTGCGGCACGTCACCGCCGAGAGCGAGCCGGACCTGTTCTGGGCGCTGCGCGGCGCGGGCGGCAACTTCGGCGTCGTCACCTCGCTGGAGACCCGGCTGGTGCGCCAGCCCCGGATCTACGGCGGCGGGCTCTACTTCGGCGAGGAGCAGGTCCCCGACGCGCTCTCCGGCTGGCTCGACTGGACGGCGGGCCTGGGCGAGGCGATGACCTCCTCGATCGGCCTGGTCCCCTTCCCGGACAAGCCCGCGGTGCCGCCGCAGGTGCGCGGCAAGTACACCGCCCACATCCGGATCGCGCACACCGGCAGCGAGGCCGAGGGCGTGGCCACGGTCGCGCCGCTGTACGGGATCGGCCCGGTCGTCCTGGACACGCTCACCGAGATGCCGTACACCGACTCGGACGCCATCTACCGCGACCCGCCGACGCCGATGGCCTACTACGGCACCAACGTCATGGTGGAGACGGTCGACCACAAGGACGCCGCCCGGCTGCTCGAACTGACCGGCCCGCAGAGCGGGATGAACTGCGTGGTCCAGCTCCAGCACCTCGGCGGCGCCGTCGCCCGCCGCCCCGAGGTGGCCTCGGCGGTCGGCCACCGCGACGCGCGCTACCTGGTGCGGGTGCTCAGCCGGATCGCCCCGGGCGCCGGATCCGCCGCCGCGCTGGCCGCGCGCGCCGACCACGACCGGGTCTTCGACCTCTTCGGGGACCGGGTGCTCGGCGCCGCCCCCAACTTCCTGCTCGGCGGCCCGGTCACGCCCGAGCAGGTGCGGGCCTGCTACGAGGAGCCGGACTTCCGGCGGCTCGCGGCGCTGAAGGCCGCGTACGACCCGGCGAACGTGTTCCGGGCGTACCACAACATCGCCCCGGCGGGCGGCGCCACGGCCGCCGTCTGA
- a CDS encoding FAD/NAD(P)-binding protein, whose translation MPSIGVIGCGTVGACLVAALAARADRFTGPNELVLVDRPEGRWRGRAYQRDTDAVLANGPMIGMSLYAGDPEHGVRWAQAKGLEVHPDERGVHRFLSRPVYGSYLEDAVEEALATLRAAGWTVRDIPETAAAIEPDGSGVVIRTENHSARVDHVGLCLGGRADHDAYGLRGTPHYIDDPYPLREALAEVPADAEIAVLGSGMIATDVLMALRAFGHRGRVTLASRSGLLPSVRRKAAPVRPSVLTAEKLASLPRPVRLADVVALAEAEVAGAGGDFTAIAADLLDPEPAEERLRRQLADSLSDDIGTQLIQRAVIDIGQDLWLALGEGDKQEVLSELHARLWSFASPIPRTTAEKLVELYDAGRLRVRPGVDAVERDGDGFRLRYEQGPEDRADLVVNAVTSAYRPEPPSAGGLLGLARTAGFLTDHEHGGIRVEEATGKALDDSGRADDRVFVLGELTRGAYYFVSAVASFTRRADEIAESLAALPAPVPSAAH comes from the coding sequence ATGCCCAGCATCGGCGTGATCGGCTGCGGAACCGTGGGTGCCTGCCTGGTGGCGGCCCTGGCCGCCCGGGCGGACCGGTTCACCGGCCCCAACGAGCTCGTCCTGGTGGACCGCCCCGAGGGCCGCTGGCGCGGTCGCGCCTACCAGCGCGACACCGACGCGGTCCTCGCCAACGGGCCGATGATCGGCATGTCGCTGTACGCGGGCGACCCCGAGCACGGGGTGCGCTGGGCGCAGGCCAAGGGCCTGGAGGTGCACCCCGACGAGCGCGGTGTGCACCGCTTCCTGTCCCGGCCGGTCTACGGCAGCTATCTGGAGGACGCCGTCGAGGAGGCGCTGGCGACCCTGCGCGCCGCGGGCTGGACCGTCCGCGACATCCCGGAGACGGCCGCCGCCATCGAGCCCGACGGGTCCGGCGTCGTCATCCGCACCGAGAACCACAGCGCCCGCGTCGACCACGTGGGCCTGTGCCTGGGGGGCCGCGCCGACCACGACGCCTACGGGCTGCGCGGCACCCCGCACTACATCGACGACCCGTACCCGCTGCGCGAGGCGCTCGCCGAGGTCCCGGCCGACGCCGAGATCGCGGTGCTCGGCTCCGGGATGATCGCCACCGATGTGCTGATGGCGCTGCGCGCCTTCGGCCACCGGGGCCGGGTCACCCTCGCCTCCCGGTCCGGGCTGCTGCCGTCGGTGCGCCGCAAGGCCGCGCCGGTGCGGCCCAGCGTGCTCACCGCCGAGAAGCTGGCGTCGCTGCCCCGGCCGGTGCGGCTCGCCGACGTGGTGGCGCTCGCCGAGGCCGAAGTGGCGGGCGCGGGCGGCGACTTCACGGCGATCGCCGCCGATCTGCTGGACCCCGAGCCCGCCGAGGAGCGGCTCCGCCGCCAGCTGGCCGACTCGCTCTCCGACGACATCGGCACCCAGCTGATCCAGCGCGCGGTCATCGACATCGGCCAGGACCTGTGGCTGGCGCTCGGCGAGGGCGACAAGCAGGAGGTGCTGAGCGAACTGCACGCCCGGCTGTGGAGCTTCGCCTCGCCCATCCCGCGCACCACCGCCGAGAAGCTGGTGGAGCTGTACGACGCGGGCCGGCTGCGGGTGCGTCCCGGCGTCGACGCCGTCGAGCGGGACGGCGACGGCTTCCGGCTGCGGTACGAGCAGGGCCCCGAGGACCGGGCGGACCTGGTGGTCAACGCGGTCACCTCGGCCTACCGGCCGGAGCCGCCGTCGGCGGGCGGGCTGCTGGGCCTGGCCCGCACCGCCGGATTCCTCACCGACCACGAGCACGGCGGCATCCGGGTCGAGGAGGCCACCGGCAAGGCGCTCGACGACTCCGGGCGGGCCGACGACCGGGTCTTCGTGCTCGGTGAACTCACCCGGGGCGCCTACTACTTCGTGAGCGCGGTGGCCTCCTTCACCCGCCGCGCCGACGAGATCGCCGAGAGTCTGGCGGCGCTCCCGGCGCCGGTCCCCTCCGCCGCGCACTGA
- a CDS encoding GAF domain-containing protein, producing MAQSSLAELERATGLALKIQAASHQRRQRESVMADLVNTVHDMTIPYDPDTLLKVITSRARRLLGFDMAYVSLRRPGGDSYVHSSDGDTTSLNVGLVVEESRGLGGMAQEKGAPHWTSDYLNDDRIPHAEQMDAMVRAEGLHAIMVVPIRQGGESIGALYGADRVVRHFTPDEISFMRYLADFAAVALEKARLLDRSRKEIAELASAGARADGAIARMRELAGALSGLVSLVLGGADLYEVAKAAADVLDAGLVVGEGRGRTLACVGEVEGFDEARTAQAALETHAAGGPVVIGDGVWAAPVGAGEELGVVLLSRDRPLGEDELTFLGFVGQAVALLLVVQRCTAVAEGPLRDEFFDGLLTATVPAAPGQLARQAHQLGIDADRPHVVVVARPADGEHGKALVWSSSYAHRMSGLTKVHEGDIVLLLPGTDASAVARAVFAELSPLLTDPVTVASAGPAADLGSVAQVHQEALRCFDALIALDGAGSAASIDDLGFLGMLLSDDHDVDGFVASVIGPVLDHDAERMTSLVPTMEAYFASGNSPTRAAGGLHVHANTVARRLERITELLGPGWQQPERATEAQLALRLLRARDVLRRQREAALGAQETLGK from the coding sequence ATGGCTCAGTCGTCGCTGGCCGAACTCGAAAGAGCGACCGGGCTCGCGCTGAAAATCCAGGCCGCCAGCCACCAGCGCCGCCAGCGGGAGTCGGTCATGGCCGATCTCGTCAACACCGTCCACGACATGACGATTCCCTACGACCCCGACACCCTGCTCAAGGTCATCACGAGCCGCGCCCGGCGGCTGCTCGGGTTCGACATGGCCTACGTCAGCCTGCGCAGGCCCGGCGGCGACTCGTACGTGCACAGTTCGGACGGCGACACCACCTCCCTCAACGTGGGCCTGGTGGTCGAGGAGAGCCGGGGGCTCGGCGGGATGGCCCAGGAGAAGGGCGCCCCCCACTGGACCTCGGACTACCTCAACGACGACCGCATCCCGCACGCGGAGCAGATGGACGCCATGGTGCGCGCCGAGGGACTGCACGCGATCATGGTGGTGCCGATCCGTCAGGGCGGTGAATCCATCGGCGCGTTGTACGGGGCGGACCGCGTGGTGCGGCACTTCACGCCCGACGAGATCAGCTTCATGCGCTATCTGGCGGACTTCGCCGCCGTCGCGCTGGAGAAGGCCCGGCTCCTGGACCGCTCCCGCAAGGAGATCGCGGAGCTCGCCTCCGCCGGAGCCCGGGCGGACGGCGCCATCGCGCGGATGCGCGAGCTCGCCGGAGCCCTGTCGGGCCTGGTCTCCCTGGTGCTCGGCGGCGCCGATCTGTACGAGGTGGCCAAGGCCGCCGCCGATGTGCTGGACGCCGGTCTGGTGGTCGGCGAGGGGCGCGGGCGCACCCTGGCGTGCGTGGGCGAGGTCGAGGGTTTCGACGAGGCCCGCACCGCCCAGGCCGCCCTGGAGACCCATGCGGCGGGCGGCCCGGTGGTGATCGGCGACGGCGTCTGGGCCGCACCGGTCGGCGCCGGGGAGGAGCTCGGCGTGGTGCTGCTCTCCCGGGACCGGCCGCTGGGCGAGGACGAGCTCACCTTCCTGGGCTTCGTCGGGCAGGCGGTGGCGCTGCTGCTGGTGGTCCAGCGCTGCACGGCGGTGGCCGAGGGGCCGCTGCGGGACGAGTTCTTCGACGGGCTGCTCACCGCCACCGTACCGGCCGCGCCCGGGCAACTGGCCCGCCAGGCACATCAGTTGGGCATCGACGCGGACCGGCCGCACGTCGTGGTGGTGGCCCGGCCGGCCGACGGCGAGCACGGCAAGGCCCTGGTGTGGTCCTCCTCGTACGCCCACCGCATGTCCGGCCTCACCAAGGTGCACGAGGGCGACATCGTGCTGCTGCTGCCCGGCACCGACGCCTCGGCCGTGGCGCGCGCGGTCTTCGCGGAGCTCTCCCCGCTGCTGACCGACCCCGTCACCGTCGCCTCGGCGGGCCCCGCGGCCGATCTCGGCTCGGTCGCCCAGGTCCACCAGGAGGCGCTGCGCTGCTTCGACGCCCTCATCGCGCTGGACGGGGCGGGCAGCGCCGCCTCCATCGACGACCTGGGCTTCCTGGGGATGCTGCTCTCCGACGACCACGACGTGGACGGCTTCGTCGCCTCCGTCATCGGGCCGGTGCTCGACCACGACGCCGAGCGCATGACGAGCCTGGTGCCGACCATGGAGGCGTACTTCGCCTCCGGCAACAGCCCCACCCGCGCGGCGGGCGGGCTGCACGTCCACGCCAACACGGTGGCCCGCCGGCTGGAGCGGATCACCGAACTGCTCGGCCCCGGCTGGCAGCAGCCCGAGCGCGCCACCGAGGCGCAGCTCGCGCTGCGCCTGCTGCGCGCCCGGGACGTCCTGCGCCGCCAGCGGGAGGCCGCGCTGGGGGCTCAGGAGACCTTGGGGAAGTAA
- a CDS encoding IS701 family transposase translates to MSNSLFASLPRRDQRHKGEQYLRGLLTAKGRRSIRNVAACLGDPTLEQTLHHFICNSTWEWRPVREALACWLGQVITPQGWVVRQMSIPKSGRHSVGVGRSLDLYRNQMFHGQQAFGVWSASEEASAPVNWRLLLPEPADNERDAAEGAPLGAVGDRLPRHHVETPEECAATAALEFAALPGAPRLPVVLDLPVRDPEALLRRFGAAGVPVLARVTSATRLTVAEPALARFGTGPLPVQRILDSVRGRRQRLGGFDPAVPSGVRHSAAVKVRVGLPGAPAGRDGQLALLGEWEDQRGPADQLWLTNMATVPAATLLGLTRLADRVGQDLADHGDRAGLRDFEGRSMRGWHCHMTLASAAHAVEVLSAGRREAEGYFPKVS, encoded by the coding sequence ATGAGCAACTCGCTGTTCGCCTCGCTGCCGAGGAGGGACCAGCGGCACAAGGGCGAGCAGTATCTGCGGGGCCTGCTGACCGCCAAGGGGCGGCGCTCGATCCGCAACGTGGCGGCCTGCCTGGGCGACCCGACCCTGGAGCAGACGCTGCACCACTTCATCTGCAACTCCACCTGGGAGTGGCGCCCGGTGCGCGAGGCGCTGGCCTGCTGGCTGGGCCAGGTGATCACGCCCCAGGGCTGGGTGGTGCGGCAGATGTCGATCCCCAAGTCGGGCCGGCACTCGGTGGGGGTGGGCCGCAGCCTCGACCTCTACCGGAACCAGATGTTCCATGGCCAGCAGGCGTTCGGTGTGTGGAGCGCCTCCGAGGAGGCGAGCGCCCCGGTGAACTGGCGGCTGCTGCTGCCCGAACCGGCGGACAACGAGCGGGACGCGGCGGAGGGCGCCCCGCTCGGAGCCGTCGGCGACAGGTTGCCGCGCCACCACGTGGAGACCCCGGAGGAGTGCGCGGCCACCGCGGCCCTGGAGTTCGCGGCCCTGCCGGGCGCGCCCCGGCTGCCCGTGGTGCTCGACCTCCCGGTGCGCGACCCGGAGGCGCTGCTGCGGCGGTTCGGCGCGGCCGGGGTGCCGGTGCTCGCCCGGGTGACCAGCGCGACCCGGCTCACCGTGGCCGAGCCCGCGCTGGCCCGGTTCGGCACCGGCCCGCTGCCCGTGCAGCGCATCCTCGACTCGGTGCGGGGCCGCCGCCAGCGGCTGGGCGGCTTCGACCCGGCGGTGCCCTCGGGCGTACGGCACTCGGCGGCGGTGAAGGTGCGGGTGGGCCTGCCGGGCGCCCCGGCCGGGCGCGACGGCCAGCTGGCGCTGCTCGGCGAGTGGGAGGACCAGCGCGGTCCCGCGGACCAGCTGTGGCTCACCAACATGGCCACCGTGCCCGCCGCCACCCTGCTGGGCCTGACCCGGCTGGCCGACCGGGTCGGCCAGGACCTGGCGGACCACGGCGACCGGGCCGGGCTGCGGGACTTCGAGGGGCGCTCGATGCGCGGCTGGCACTGCCACATGACGCTGGCCTCCGCGGCGCACGCGGTGGAGGTGCTGTCGGCCGGGCGCCGGGAGGCGGAGGGTTACTTCCCCAAGGTCTCCTGA
- a CDS encoding 3-deoxy-7-phosphoheptulonate synthase, producing the protein MNSVHTFLRSFPAVQQPDWEGHAELVRVREELTALPPLVDGRDVDELRARLADVAAGRVQIIQSGDCAEDWAENSHGDVARKVGLLEMLAGVMRMTSHKPVLRVGRLAGQYGKPRSNPTETVGGVELPVYRGHMVNAPEPDPELRTPDPTRMLTGYHASRGIMERLGWHGEGRRAPHESPVWTSHEALLLDYELPMVRRQDDGRLVLTSTHWPWIGERTRQVDGAHVALLASVANPVACKVGPGMTTDDLLALCEKLDPERTPGRLTLIARMGADTVGEKLPALVAAVRAAGHPVIWLTDPMHGNTVGGPDGLKTRLVKTVVREVVEFHRAVTAAGGTAGGIHLETTPDDVTECVTDHDRLHEVGDKYTSFCDPRLNPRQAVSVASAWLG; encoded by the coding sequence GTGAACAGCGTCCACACATTCCTCCGCTCGTTTCCCGCAGTTCAGCAGCCGGACTGGGAAGGCCACGCGGAACTCGTACGGGTGAGGGAGGAACTCACCGCGCTGCCGCCGCTCGTCGACGGCCGCGACGTGGACGAGCTCCGCGCACGGCTCGCGGACGTCGCCGCCGGGCGCGTCCAGATCATCCAGTCCGGCGACTGCGCCGAGGACTGGGCCGAGAACAGCCACGGCGACGTGGCCCGCAAGGTCGGCCTCCTGGAGATGCTGGCCGGCGTCATGCGGATGACCTCGCACAAGCCCGTCCTGCGCGTCGGCCGCCTGGCCGGCCAGTACGGCAAGCCGCGCTCCAACCCCACCGAGACGGTCGGCGGCGTCGAACTCCCCGTCTACCGCGGCCACATGGTCAACGCGCCCGAGCCCGACCCGGAGCTGCGCACCCCCGACCCCACCCGGATGCTGACCGGCTACCACGCCTCGCGCGGCATCATGGAGCGGCTCGGCTGGCACGGCGAGGGCCGCCGCGCCCCCCACGAGTCGCCGGTGTGGACCAGCCACGAGGCGCTGCTGCTCGACTACGAGCTGCCGATGGTCCGCCGCCAGGACGACGGGCGGCTGGTGCTCACCTCCACCCACTGGCCCTGGATCGGCGAGCGCACCCGCCAGGTCGACGGCGCGCACGTCGCGCTGCTCGCCTCGGTCGCCAACCCGGTGGCCTGCAAGGTCGGTCCGGGGATGACCACCGACGACCTGCTGGCGCTCTGCGAGAAGCTCGACCCCGAGCGCACCCCCGGCCGGCTCACCCTGATCGCCCGGATGGGCGCCGACACCGTCGGCGAGAAGCTCCCCGCCCTGGTGGCGGCGGTCCGCGCGGCCGGTCACCCGGTGATCTGGCTGACCGACCCGATGCACGGCAACACCGTGGGCGGCCCCGACGGGCTGAAGACGCGGCTGGTGAAGACCGTGGTCCGCGAGGTCGTGGAGTTCCACCGCGCGGTGACGGCGGCGGGCGGCACGGCGGGCGGCATCCACCTGGAGACCACCCCGGACGACGTCACCGAGTGCGTCACCGACCACGACCGGCTGCACGAGGTCGGCGACAAGTACACGAGCTTCTGCGACCCGCGCCTCAACCCGCGCCAGGCGGTCTCCGTCGCCTCGGCCTGGCTCGGCTGA
- a CDS encoding isochorismatase family protein, which yields MAGLPTIDAYPMPSEGDLPDNIATWTVDPARAVLLVHDMQRYFLRPLPADQSPGGDLVRNTVLLRDQCAAAGVPVAYTAQPGGMSEQERGLLKDFWGPGMRVSPEDRQVVDGLEPGPDDWVFTKWRYSAFFKSDLLERMRAAGRDQLIVCGVYAHVGVLMSAVEAFTNDIQPFLVADAVADFSEQYHRLALTYAAERCAVVTTAKSVLAELAPQDGERR from the coding sequence ATGGCGGGACTGCCCACCATCGACGCGTATCCGATGCCCTCCGAGGGCGACCTGCCCGACAACATCGCGACCTGGACGGTGGATCCCGCCCGCGCGGTGCTGCTCGTTCACGACATGCAGCGCTACTTCCTGCGCCCGCTGCCCGCCGACCAGTCGCCCGGCGGCGACCTGGTCCGCAACACCGTGCTGCTGCGCGACCAGTGCGCGGCGGCCGGGGTGCCGGTGGCGTACACCGCGCAGCCGGGCGGCATGAGCGAGCAGGAGCGCGGGCTGCTGAAGGACTTCTGGGGGCCGGGCATGCGGGTCTCCCCGGAGGACCGCCAGGTGGTCGACGGCCTCGAACCGGGGCCGGACGACTGGGTGTTCACCAAGTGGCGCTACAGCGCCTTCTTCAAGTCGGACCTGCTGGAGCGGATGCGCGCGGCCGGCCGCGACCAGCTGATCGTCTGCGGCGTGTACGCGCACGTCGGCGTGCTGATGTCGGCGGTGGAGGCGTTCACCAACGACATCCAGCCGTTCCTGGTGGCGGACGCGGTGGCGGACTTCTCCGAGCAGTACCACCGCCTCGCCCTCACCTACGCGGCCGAGCGCTGCGCGGTGGTCACCACGGCCAAGTCGGTGCTGGCCGAGCTCGCGCCCCAGGACGGAGAGCGCCGATGA